A genomic window from Streptomyces mirabilis includes:
- the hisF gene encoding imidazole glycerol phosphate synthase subunit HisF, with protein MTLAVRVIPCLDVDNGRVVKGVNFQNLRDAGDPVEMAKVYDAEGADELTFLDITASSGNRETTYDVVRRTAEQVFIPLTVGGGVRTAEDVDKLLRAGADKVGVNTAAIARPELIREIAERFGRQVLVLSVDARRTPGGSFEVTTHGGRKGTGIDAVEWAHQAAELGAGEILLNSMDADGTKDGYDIEMIEAVRKHVTVPLIASGGAGRLADFPPAIAAGADAVLAASVFHFGDLRIGQVKEALRGAGRPVR; from the coding sequence ATGACCCTTGCCGTACGAGTCATCCCCTGCCTGGACGTGGACAACGGCCGGGTCGTCAAGGGTGTCAACTTCCAGAACCTGCGTGACGCGGGCGACCCCGTCGAGATGGCCAAGGTGTACGACGCCGAGGGCGCCGACGAGCTGACGTTCCTGGACATCACCGCGTCCTCGGGCAACCGCGAGACCACGTACGACGTGGTGCGCCGCACGGCCGAGCAGGTCTTCATCCCGCTCACCGTGGGTGGCGGCGTACGCACCGCCGAGGACGTCGACAAGCTGCTGCGGGCGGGCGCCGACAAGGTCGGGGTCAACACGGCCGCGATCGCCCGGCCCGAGCTCATCCGGGAGATCGCGGAGCGGTTCGGACGCCAGGTGCTGGTGCTGTCGGTGGACGCCAGGCGCACTCCCGGGGGGTCCTTCGAGGTCACCACCCACGGCGGGCGCAAGGGCACCGGCATCGACGCGGTCGAGTGGGCGCACCAGGCCGCCGAGCTGGGCGCGGGCGAGATCCTGCTCAACTCGATGGACGCGGACGGCACGAAGGACGGCTACGACATCGAGATGATCGAGGCCGTCCGTAAGCACGTCACCGTGCCGCTCATCGCCAGCGGGGGCGCGGGCCGGCTCGCCGACTTCCCGCCCGCCATCGCCGCGGGCGCCGACGCCGTGCTCGCCGCGTCCGTCTTCCACTTCGGGGATCTGCGGATCGGCCAGGTGAAGGAGGCGTTGCGGGGGGCGGGGCGCCCCGTCCGCTGA
- a CDS encoding RidA family protein, producing the protein MSDVRRVTTGAPWEDAFGYSRAVELPNGLVLVAGCTSVIDGAIVDGGPYEQAVNSFNAAFAALQQLGLGRDDVVRTRMYITHARDVEEVGRAHKELFDAVRPAASMIIVSGFVDSRLVVEVEVEAFRSGGEDGVSAA; encoded by the coding sequence GTGAGCGACGTACGACGTGTCACGACCGGCGCGCCCTGGGAGGACGCCTTCGGCTACTCCCGCGCCGTGGAGCTGCCGAACGGCCTGGTGCTGGTCGCCGGCTGCACCTCCGTGATCGACGGAGCGATCGTCGACGGCGGCCCGTACGAACAGGCGGTCAACTCCTTCAACGCCGCGTTCGCCGCGTTGCAGCAGCTCGGCCTCGGCCGTGACGACGTCGTCCGTACGCGCATGTACATCACCCACGCCCGGGACGTGGAGGAGGTCGGACGCGCCCACAAGGAGCTGTTCGACGCCGTCCGTCCCGCCGCGTCCATGATCATCGTCTCCGGCTTCGTGGACTCGCGACTGGTCGTCGAGGTCGAGGTGGAGGCGTTCCGCTCCGGCGGAGAAGACGGAGTGTCCGCAGCATGA
- the priA gene encoding bifunctional 1-(5-phosphoribosyl)-5-((5-phosphoribosylamino)methylideneamino)imidazole-4-carboxamide isomerase/phosphoribosylanthranilate isomerase PriA — protein MSKLELLPAVDVRDGQAVRLVHGESGTETSYGSPLEAALAWQSSGAEWLHLVDLDAAFGTGDNRKLIAEVAGAMDIKVELSGGIRDDDTLAAALATGCTRVNLGTAALETPEWVAKVIAEHGDKIAVGLDVRGTTLRGRGWTRDGGDLYETLERLNAEGCARYVVTDIAKDGTLQGPNLELLRKVCAATDRPVVASGGVSSLDDLRAIAELVPLGVEGSIVGKALYAKAFTLEEALEAVAK, from the coding sequence GTGAGCAAGCTCGAACTCCTCCCCGCCGTCGACGTCCGCGACGGCCAGGCCGTCCGGCTCGTGCACGGCGAGTCCGGGACGGAAACTTCTTACGGCTCCCCCCTTGAGGCCGCCCTCGCCTGGCAGAGCTCGGGTGCCGAGTGGCTGCACCTCGTCGACCTGGACGCCGCGTTCGGCACCGGCGACAACCGCAAGCTGATCGCCGAGGTCGCCGGCGCCATGGACATCAAGGTCGAGCTGTCCGGCGGCATCCGCGACGACGACACGCTCGCCGCGGCCCTCGCCACCGGCTGCACCCGGGTCAACCTCGGCACCGCCGCCCTGGAGACCCCGGAGTGGGTCGCCAAGGTCATCGCCGAGCACGGCGACAAGATCGCGGTCGGTCTCGACGTACGCGGCACGACACTGCGCGGTCGCGGCTGGACCCGCGACGGCGGTGACCTCTACGAGACGCTGGAGCGCCTCAACGCCGAGGGCTGCGCCCGCTATGTCGTCACGGACATCGCCAAGGACGGCACGCTGCAGGGCCCGAACCTGGAGCTGCTGCGCAAGGTGTGCGCCGCGACGGACCGCCCGGTGGTCGCGTCGGGCGGGGTGTCCTCCCTGGACGACCTGCGCGCCATCGCCGAGCTCGTGCCGCTGGGCGTCGAGGGCTCCATCGTCGGCAAGGCCCTCTACGCCAAGGCGTTCACCCTGGAAGAGGCCTTGGAGGCGGTAGCCAAGTGA
- the hisH gene encoding imidazole glycerol phosphate synthase subunit HisH: MELTAPKNVVVFDYGFGNVRSAERALARAGAEVEITRDFDKAMNADGLLVPGVGAFAACMKGLKDARGDWIIGRRLSGGRPVMGICVGMQILFARGIEHGVETEGLDEWPGTVEPLQADIVPHMGWNTVEAPAGSRLFAGLDADARFYFVHSYAVHDWSLEVGNPALRAPLVTWSTHGKPFVAAVENGPLWATQFHPEKSGDAGAQLLTNWIGTL; the protein is encoded by the coding sequence GTGGAATTGACCGCTCCTAAGAACGTCGTCGTCTTCGATTACGGCTTCGGGAACGTGCGTTCCGCCGAGCGTGCCCTCGCGCGGGCGGGCGCCGAGGTCGAGATAACGCGTGACTTCGACAAGGCCATGAACGCGGACGGGCTGCTGGTGCCCGGCGTCGGCGCCTTCGCCGCCTGCATGAAGGGCCTCAAGGACGCCCGCGGCGACTGGATCATCGGCCGCCGTCTGTCCGGCGGCCGCCCGGTGATGGGCATCTGCGTCGGTATGCAGATCCTCTTCGCGCGCGGCATCGAGCACGGCGTGGAGACCGAGGGCCTCGACGAGTGGCCCGGCACGGTCGAGCCGCTCCAGGCCGACATCGTGCCCCACATGGGCTGGAACACCGTCGAGGCCCCGGCCGGCTCCCGGCTCTTCGCGGGCCTCGACGCCGACGCGCGCTTCTACTTCGTGCACTCCTACGCCGTCCACGACTGGTCCCTGGAAGTGGGCAACCCGGCGCTGCGCGCCCCCCTGGTGACCTGGTCGACGCACGGCAAGCCGTTCGTGGCGGCCGTCGAGAACGGCCCCCTGTGGGCCACGCAGTTCCACCCCGAGAAGTCCGGCGACGCCGGAGCCCAGCTCCTCACCAACTGGATCGGAACACTGTGA
- the hisB gene encoding imidazoleglycerol-phosphate dehydratase HisB → MSRVGRVERTTKETSVLVEIDLDGSGKVEVSTGVGFYDHMLDQLGRHGLFDLTVKTEGDLHIDSHHTIEDTALALGAAFKQALGDKVGIYRFGNCTVPLDESLAQVTVDLSGRPYLVHTEPENMAPMIGEYDTTMTRHILESFVAQAQIALHVHVPYGRNAHHIVECQFKALARALRYASERDPRAAGILPSTKGAL, encoded by the coding sequence ATGAGCCGCGTCGGAAGAGTGGAGCGGACGACCAAGGAGACGTCGGTCCTCGTCGAGATCGATCTCGACGGGTCCGGCAAGGTCGAGGTGTCGACGGGCGTCGGCTTCTACGACCACATGCTCGACCAGCTCGGCCGGCACGGTCTGTTCGACCTGACCGTGAAGACCGAGGGCGACCTGCACATCGACTCGCACCACACCATCGAGGACACCGCCCTCGCGCTCGGCGCCGCCTTCAAGCAGGCACTCGGCGACAAGGTGGGCATCTACCGCTTCGGCAACTGCACGGTCCCGCTGGACGAGTCCCTCGCCCAGGTGACCGTCGACCTGTCGGGCCGCCCGTACCTCGTGCACACCGAGCCCGAGAACATGGCGCCGATGATCGGCGAGTACGACACGACGATGACCCGGCACATCCTGGAGTCCTTCGTCGCCCAGGCGCAGATCGCACTGCACGTGCACGTGCCCTACGGGCGCAACGCGCACCACATCGTGGAGTGCCAGTTCAAGGCGCTCGCCAGGGCGCTGCGGTACGCCTCCGAGCGCGACCCCCGCGCCGCCGGCATCCTCCCCTCCACGAAGGGCGCGCTGTAA
- a CDS encoding histidinol-phosphate transaminase, with protein sequence MTGIDDLPVRDELRGKSPYGAPQLDVPVRLNTNENPYPLPEALVERIAERVREAARNLNRYPDRDAVELRTELAKYLTRTGGHRVGVENVWAANGSNEVIQQLLQTFGGPGRTAIGFEPSYSMHALIARGTGTAWISGPRGEDFTIDRAAAERAIAESRPDVVFITTPNNPTGNAVPRETVLALYEAAQAARPSMVVVDEAYIEFSHGDSLLPLIEGRPNLVVSRTMSKAFGAAGLRLGYLAAHPAVVDAVQLVRLPYHLSAVAQATALAALEHTDTLLGYVEQLKAERDRLVAELRAMGYEVTESDANFVQFGRFADSHEAWQKILDRGVLVRDNGVPGWLRVSAGTPAENDAFLDAVRELKKEQSA encoded by the coding sequence GTGACCGGTATCGACGATCTTCCCGTACGGGACGAGCTGCGCGGCAAGTCCCCCTACGGCGCGCCCCAACTCGACGTGCCGGTAAGGCTGAACACCAACGAGAACCCGTACCCGCTGCCCGAAGCGCTCGTCGAGCGGATCGCCGAGCGGGTCCGCGAGGCCGCCCGCAACCTCAACCGCTACCCCGACCGCGACGCGGTGGAGCTCCGTACGGAGTTGGCCAAGTACCTGACGAGGACCGGCGGGCACCGGGTCGGCGTCGAGAACGTCTGGGCGGCCAACGGCTCGAACGAGGTCATCCAGCAGCTGCTGCAGACCTTCGGCGGACCCGGTCGTACGGCGATCGGTTTCGAGCCCTCGTACTCGATGCACGCGCTCATCGCACGCGGCACCGGCACGGCCTGGATCTCGGGTCCCCGCGGCGAGGACTTCACGATCGACCGGGCCGCCGCCGAGCGGGCCATCGCCGAGAGCCGCCCGGACGTCGTCTTCATCACCACCCCCAACAACCCCACGGGCAACGCGGTGCCGCGCGAGACGGTCCTCGCGCTGTACGAGGCCGCGCAGGCCGCCAGGCCGTCCATGGTCGTGGTCGACGAGGCGTACATCGAGTTCAGCCACGGCGACTCGCTGCTGCCGCTGATCGAAGGCCGGCCGAATCTCGTCGTGTCGCGGACGATGTCGAAGGCGTTCGGCGCGGCCGGACTGCGTCTCGGCTATCTCGCCGCGCATCCCGCGGTCGTCGACGCGGTCCAGCTCGTACGGCTGCCCTACCACCTGTCGGCCGTCGCGCAGGCCACCGCCCTGGCCGCCCTGGAGCACACCGACACGCTGCTCGGGTACGTCGAGCAGCTGAAGGCCGAGCGGGACCGCCTGGTCGCCGAACTGCGTGCGATGGGGTACGAGGTGACCGAGTCCGACGCGAACTTCGTCCAGTTCGGGCGGTTCGCGGACTCCCACGAGGCCTGGCAGAAGATCCTCGACCGGGGCGTCCTGGTCCGGGACAACGGCGTACCGGGATGGCTGCGGGTCTCCGCCGGCACCCCGGCCGAAAACGACGCGTTCCTGGACGCGGTCCGTGAGTTGAAGAAGGAGCAGAGCGCATGA
- the hisD gene encoding histidinol dehydrogenase, whose product MISRIDLRGDALPEGSALRDLLPRADFDVSAALEKVRPICEAVHHRGDAALIDYAEKFDGVRLESVRVPAQALTEALEQLDPAVRAALEESIRRARLVHREQRRTAHTTQVVPGGSVTEKWVPVERVGLYAPGGRSVYPSSVIMNAVPAQEAGVASMALASPPQKEFGGLPHPTILAACSLLGIDEVYAVGGAQAVAMFAHGTESCAPADMVTGPGNIWVAAAKRYFTGKIGIDTEAGPTEIAILADETADPVHVASDLISQAEHDPLAAAVLVTDSVELAEAVEKELEPQVAATKHIEDRIVPALSGRQSAIVLVDGVDEGLRVVDAYGAEHLEIQTADAAAVADRVKNAGAIFVGAWAPVSLGDYCAGSNHVLPTGGCACHSSGLSVQSFLRGIHIVDYTRDALAEVAHHVVTLAEAEDLPAHGAAIKARFGWKVPESK is encoded by the coding sequence GTGATCTCCCGAATCGATCTGCGCGGCGACGCCCTCCCCGAGGGCTCCGCCCTGCGCGACCTGCTGCCCCGAGCCGACTTCGACGTATCGGCCGCCCTGGAGAAGGTGCGTCCGATCTGCGAGGCCGTGCATCATCGTGGCGACGCGGCGCTGATCGACTACGCGGAGAAATTCGACGGGGTGCGGCTGGAATCCGTACGGGTTCCGGCTCAGGCCCTCACCGAGGCCCTGGAGCAGCTCGACCCGGCCGTGCGCGCGGCCCTGGAGGAGTCCATCCGCCGCGCCCGCCTGGTCCACCGCGAGCAGCGCCGCACCGCGCACACCACGCAGGTCGTGCCGGGCGGCTCGGTCACCGAGAAGTGGGTGCCGGTCGAGCGCGTCGGTCTGTACGCGCCCGGTGGACGTTCGGTCTACCCCTCGTCCGTGATCATGAACGCGGTTCCGGCACAGGAGGCCGGAGTCGCCTCCATGGCGCTCGCCTCCCCGCCGCAAAAAGAGTTCGGGGGGCTCCCGCACCCCACGATCCTCGCCGCCTGCTCCCTCCTCGGCATCGACGAGGTGTACGCGGTCGGCGGCGCCCAGGCCGTCGCGATGTTCGCGCACGGAACCGAGTCCTGCGCCCCGGCCGACATGGTCACCGGGCCCGGCAACATCTGGGTCGCCGCCGCCAAGCGCTACTTCACGGGCAAGATCGGCATCGACACCGAGGCCGGTCCCACCGAGATCGCGATCCTCGCGGACGAGACCGCCGACCCGGTGCACGTGGCCTCCGACCTGATCAGCCAGGCCGAGCACGACCCGCTCGCCGCCGCCGTCCTCGTCACGGACTCCGTCGAGCTGGCGGAGGCGGTCGAGAAGGAGCTGGAGCCACAGGTCGCGGCCACCAAGCACATCGAGGACCGGATCGTCCCCGCGCTGAGCGGCAGGCAGTCCGCGATCGTCCTCGTCGACGGCGTGGACGAAGGCCTGCGGGTCGTCGACGCGTACGGCGCCGAGCACCTGGAGATCCAGACGGCGGACGCTGCCGCCGTCGCCGACCGGGTCAAGAACGCGGGCGCGATCTTCGTCGGCGCCTGGGCGCCGGTGTCGCTGGGCGACTACTGCGCGGGCTCCAACCACGTGCTGCCCACCGGCGGCTGCGCCTGCCACTCCTCGGGGCTGAGCGTCCAGTCCTTCCTGCGCGGGATCCACATCGTGGACTACACGCGCGACGCCCTCGCCGAGGTGGCGCACCACGTGGTGACGCTCGCGGAGGCGGAGGACCTGCCGGCCCACGGGGCGGCGATCAAGGCTCGTTTCGGGTGGAAGGTTCCAGAGAGCAAGTGA
- a CDS encoding oxidoreductase, with translation MTEGAGVRGGDLPDELTAAEAGMWQAFRNGSVYDLRSGDMTVDDPHGGHPWGPERSVRARIVAWLLLDGPPALQGRVASLKLTGVQITDVLDLAGGTVVPYVELKGCRFEKEILLPEAHFTTVRLVNCSMPRLEAARVHTEGDLHLPRCRFHNGVRLTDAHIGTDLLLNQAVVYRDRRGRSLTGDGMTVGQDLQAEMLESHGELSLRGATVGVSLSLRGSKLNNPYSRLALNAPQLTVNRTLYMTPAGLGNPLLTSGTTPARGTLVQRFECHGGIRLDDGRFGDALDFERARFTFDDDQELSLLRVQTPELRFLGERPERGKVVLSGARIVNLVDRADSWPGPGNLHMGGFSYENLVPQGGFPLTRRLEWVAAATAEYSPEPYERLATVLRDSGEDEDAREVLLAKQRRRRETLPLAAKLWGYAQDWTVAYGYRPGRAALWMAVLWAASSIAFSHATHTPANGGHPPWNAALFALDLLLPVIDLGQVGVWQLRGAWQWLAAVVILLGWILATTVAAGATRLLRRS, from the coding sequence GTGACCGAGGGTGCCGGCGTCCGCGGTGGGGACCTGCCGGACGAGCTGACCGCCGCCGAGGCCGGGATGTGGCAGGCCTTCCGCAACGGCAGCGTGTACGACCTGCGCAGCGGGGACATGACCGTGGACGATCCGCACGGCGGCCATCCCTGGGGGCCCGAGCGCAGTGTCCGGGCCCGGATCGTGGCATGGCTGCTGCTCGACGGGCCGCCCGCCCTCCAGGGCCGGGTCGCCTCCCTGAAGCTGACCGGCGTGCAGATCACGGACGTCCTCGACCTCGCGGGCGGCACGGTGGTGCCGTACGTCGAGCTGAAGGGCTGCCGGTTCGAGAAGGAGATCCTGCTGCCGGAGGCGCACTTCACGACCGTACGTCTGGTCAACTGCTCGATGCCGCGCCTGGAGGCGGCCCGGGTGCACACCGAGGGCGATCTGCATCTGCCCCGCTGCCGCTTCCACAACGGGGTGCGGCTGACCGACGCGCACATCGGTACGGATCTGCTGCTCAACCAGGCCGTGGTCTACCGGGACCGCCGCGGCCGCTCGCTCACCGGCGACGGCATGACCGTGGGGCAGGATCTGCAGGCCGAGATGCTGGAGTCGCACGGCGAGCTGAGCCTGCGCGGCGCCACCGTCGGCGTCTCGCTCAGCCTGCGCGGCAGCAAGCTGAACAACCCGTACTCGCGGCTGGCCCTGAACGCCCCCCAGCTGACCGTCAACCGCACGCTGTACATGACCCCCGCGGGCCTCGGCAATCCCCTGCTGACCAGCGGCACCACCCCGGCGCGCGGGACGCTGGTGCAGCGTTTCGAGTGTCATGGCGGGATCCGCCTCGACGACGGACGGTTCGGGGACGCCCTCGACTTCGAGCGGGCCCGTTTCACCTTCGACGACGACCAGGAACTGTCCCTGCTGCGGGTGCAGACGCCCGAGCTGCGCTTCCTCGGGGAGCGTCCCGAGCGGGGCAAGGTGGTCCTGTCGGGCGCGCGGATCGTCAATCTCGTCGACCGGGCCGACAGCTGGCCGGGCCCGGGCAACCTCCACATGGGGGGCTTCAGCTACGAGAACCTCGTACCGCAGGGCGGCTTCCCGCTGACCCGGCGCCTGGAATGGGTGGCGGCGGCGACCGCGGAGTACAGCCCGGAGCCGTACGAGCGGCTGGCCACCGTGCTGCGCGACTCCGGGGAGGACGAGGACGCGCGCGAGGTGCTGCTCGCCAAGCAGCGCCGCCGCCGCGAGACCCTGCCGCTCGCGGCCAAGCTGTGGGGGTACGCGCAGGACTGGACGGTCGCCTACGGGTACCGGCCCGGCCGGGCCGCGCTGTGGATGGCGGTGCTCTGGGCGGCGTCCTCGATCGCCTTCTCGCACGCGACCCACACTCCGGCGAACGGCGGGCATCCGCCGTGGAACGCCGCACTGTTCGCCCTCGACCTGCTGCTGCCGGTGATCGACCTCGGCCAGGTGGGCGTCTGGCAGCTGCGCGGCGCCTGGCAGTGGCTGGCCGCGGTGGTGATCCTCCTGGGCTGGATCCTGGCGACGACGGTGGCGGCGGGGGCGACGCGGCTGCTGCGCCGCAGCTGA
- a CDS encoding LON peptidase substrate-binding domain-containing protein produces MTTVRLPLFPLNSVLFPGLVLPLNIFEERYRAMMRELLKTPEDEPRRFAVVAIRDGHEVAHTAPGMPDQTALPQRGPAAGFGDDPLKAFHEVGCVADAATIRERADGSFEVLATGTTRVRLLSVDASGAFLTAELEELPEEPGEEAGALAEGVLRAFRQYQKRLAGARERSLSTGADLPDDPAVVSYLVAAAVMLDIPAKQKLLQAPDTATRLHEELKLLRAETAIIRNLPSLPAAELTRNPTSLN; encoded by the coding sequence GTGACCACCGTCCGGCTCCCGCTCTTCCCCCTGAACTCGGTACTGTTCCCGGGTCTCGTGCTTCCCCTGAACATTTTCGAGGAGCGCTATCGCGCCATGATGCGCGAACTGCTGAAGACCCCCGAGGACGAACCGCGCCGGTTCGCCGTCGTCGCCATCCGCGACGGCCACGAGGTCGCGCACACCGCACCCGGCATGCCGGACCAGACGGCGCTGCCGCAGCGCGGTCCCGCGGCCGGGTTCGGCGACGACCCGCTCAAGGCCTTCCACGAGGTGGGCTGCGTCGCGGACGCGGCCACCATCCGGGAGCGCGCCGACGGCAGTTTCGAGGTACTGGCCACCGGCACCACGCGGGTACGGCTCCTGTCGGTGGACGCCTCCGGCGCGTTCCTGACGGCCGAACTGGAGGAACTTCCGGAGGAACCCGGCGAGGAGGCCGGCGCGCTCGCCGAGGGCGTCCTGCGGGCCTTCCGCCAGTACCAGAAGCGGCTGGCGGGCGCCCGCGAACGCTCGCTGTCCACCGGCGCGGACCTGCCGGACGACCCGGCGGTGGTCTCCTACCTGGTGGCGGCCGCCGTGATGCTCGACATCCCCGCCAAACAGAAGCTGCTCCAGGCTCCCGACACGGCCACCCGCCTGCACGAAGAGCTGAAACTCCTGCGCGCCGAGACCGCCATCATCCGTAATCTGCCGTCGTTGCCGGCGGCGGAACTGACGCGCAACCCGACAAGTCTCAACTGA
- the ybaK gene encoding Cys-tRNA(Pro) deacylase, with the protein MAKKSKKQQQSGGTPATVALTAAGVAYTVHAYEHDPAHPSYGEEAAEAMGVSPDRVFKTLVADVDGSLVVAVVPVAGSLDLKALATAVGGKRAAMADPAAAERTTGYVRGGISPLGQRKRLRTVLDASAHHHATICVSAGRRGLEVELAPDDLAHLTEAVSAPVARA; encoded by the coding sequence TTGGCGAAGAAGTCGAAGAAGCAGCAGCAGTCCGGGGGCACGCCCGCGACGGTGGCCCTGACGGCGGCGGGTGTCGCGTACACGGTCCACGCCTACGAGCACGACCCCGCGCACCCCTCCTACGGCGAGGAGGCCGCCGAGGCGATGGGTGTCTCCCCGGACCGCGTCTTCAAGACCCTGGTCGCGGACGTGGACGGCTCCCTCGTGGTCGCCGTGGTCCCCGTCGCGGGCTCCCTGGACCTGAAGGCCCTGGCCACGGCGGTGGGCGGCAAGCGCGCCGCCATGGCCGACCCGGCGGCCGCCGAGCGCACCACGGGCTACGTCCGCGGCGGCATCTCCCCCCTGGGCCAGCGCAAGAGACTCCGTACGGTCCTGGACGCCTCGGCCCACCACCACGCCACGATCTGCGTCTCGGCCGGCCGCCGGGGCCTTGAGGTGGAGCTCGCCCCCGACGACCTGGCGCACCTCACGGAAGCGGTGTCCGCGCCGGTCGCCCGTGCGTGA
- a CDS encoding AAA family ATPase has protein sequence MTAPLTPPPPPHQPPSDDAHVWQAPPAGGVAGTVGYEQDGPGMKIEVRDAAVVTVAMVLAGVLLGVLWWWLAPHVPLIADDSAVYLKDTEGEQAIGVDGTFTLLALAFGAVSAVVVFLVRRRGGVPLVVALAVGGLLGSLLAWRIGIWLGPTQNVVAHAKQVGKGVTFSAPLKLGAKGALLAWSLAGLVVHLGLTALFGPRDPDPYASPYGAPNPPQPPTA, from the coding sequence GTGACCGCACCGCTGACTCCGCCTCCGCCGCCGCATCAACCGCCCTCCGACGACGCCCACGTCTGGCAGGCTCCGCCCGCCGGGGGTGTCGCGGGGACCGTCGGGTACGAACAGGACGGGCCCGGGATGAAGATCGAAGTGCGGGACGCCGCCGTCGTCACGGTGGCGATGGTGCTCGCGGGCGTGCTGCTCGGTGTGCTGTGGTGGTGGCTGGCGCCGCATGTGCCGCTGATCGCGGACGACAGCGCGGTGTATCTGAAGGACACCGAGGGTGAGCAGGCCATCGGGGTCGACGGGACGTTCACGCTGCTCGCGCTGGCGTTCGGTGCGGTCAGTGCGGTGGTGGTGTTTCTGGTGCGGCGGCGTGGGGGTGTGCCGCTCGTTGTCGCGCTGGCGGTGGGGGGTCTGCTCGGGTCGCTGCTCGCCTGGCGGATCGGGATCTGGCTCGGGCCGACGCAGAACGTGGTCGCCCATGCCAAGCAAGTGGGCAAGGGGGTGACGTTCTCCGCGCCGTTGAAGCTCGGGGCGAAGGGGGCGTTGCTGGCGTGGTCCCTGGCGGGGCTGGTGGTTCATCTCGGCCTGACCGCGTTGTTCGGTCCCCGGGACCCGGATCCCTACGCGAGCCCGTACGGGGCTCCGAACCCACCGCAGCCTCCGACGGCCTGA
- a CDS encoding ABC transporter permease, protein MSVVPAEALPGSALSVAEDAGDAAELGPRARLWPSLAAMYRAQISRARVARIPLLFVATVQSVGIMVMMRGVVDGGGEARSIVAGASVLVVAFVGLNLLAQYFGQLRAGGGLDHYATLPVPPAAVVLGAAGAYASFTVPGTVVTAVVGCVLFGLPMAHLWVLVAVIPLAGAALAGLGAALGLLAPRPELATLLGQLGMSAALLLGVLPADRLPTVVQYGRDLLPSTYGVEAFARSFGAHPDWAFVVGDLAVCAGVGVASLAVATWAYRRAAVR, encoded by the coding sequence GTGAGTGTCGTACCCGCTGAGGCGCTGCCGGGCAGTGCGCTGTCCGTGGCCGAGGACGCCGGTGACGCCGCCGAACTCGGGCCGCGGGCGCGGCTGTGGCCCTCCCTCGCCGCCATGTACCGGGCCCAGATCTCCCGCGCGCGCGTGGCGCGGATTCCGCTGCTGTTCGTGGCCACGGTCCAGTCCGTCGGCATCATGGTCATGATGCGTGGCGTGGTGGACGGCGGGGGCGAGGCCCGGTCCATCGTGGCCGGGGCGTCGGTCCTGGTCGTCGCCTTCGTCGGGCTCAACCTGCTGGCCCAGTACTTCGGACAGCTGCGGGCCGGCGGCGGGCTCGACCACTACGCGACCCTGCCGGTGCCGCCGGCCGCCGTCGTGCTCGGTGCCGCGGGCGCGTACGCCTCCTTCACCGTGCCCGGGACCGTGGTCACCGCCGTCGTCGGCTGTGTCCTCTTCGGGTTGCCGATGGCGCATCTGTGGGTGCTCGTCGCGGTGATCCCGCTCGCGGGCGCCGCGCTCGCCGGGCTCGGGGCGGCGCTCGGACTGCTTGCGCCTCGGCCCGAACTCGCCACGCTGCTCGGACAGTTGGGGATGTCGGCGGCGCTGTTGCTCGGAGTGCTGCCGGCGGACCGGCTGCCTACGGTGGTGCAGTACGGCCGTGATCTGCTGCCCTCCACCTACGGCGTCGAGGCCTTCGCGCGGAGCTTCGGGGCGCACCCCGACTGGGCCTTCGTCGTCGGTGACCTCGCCGTCTGCGCGGGTGTCGGGGTGGCCTCGCTGGCGGTGGCGACCTGGGCGTACCGCCGGGCGGCCGTCCGGTGA